One Phocaeicola dorei genomic region harbors:
- a CDS encoding DUF4827 domain-containing protein, whose amino-acid sequence MKKLGILFASVFLLGLVFQSCNNGKTYAEMKEEEREAIKRFIEREDINVISFEQFQEQDSTTNVDENQFVLFSETGVYMQIVAEGNGERLKDGRYEILARYVEEQITSDGIDSLSWNTDYGNSQMVYPDAMMLTKSGKSFSATFTSGIMYTVWGTPYVPSGWLIPFNYIKVGREISGRSKVRLIVPHSEGQSDASASVYPCYYEITYQLAR is encoded by the coding sequence ATGAAGAAATTAGGTATATTGTTCGCATCTGTGTTTCTTTTAGGGCTGGTCTTCCAGTCTTGCAATAATGGAAAGACCTATGCTGAAATGAAAGAAGAAGAGAGAGAAGCTATCAAACGATTTATTGAACGGGAAGATATCAATGTGATCAGCTTTGAACAGTTTCAGGAACAGGATTCTACAACCAATGTGGATGAAAACCAGTTTGTCCTTTTCTCGGAAACAGGTGTTTATATGCAGATTGTGGCAGAAGGAAATGGTGAGCGTTTGAAAGACGGTCGCTATGAGATTTTGGCCCGGTATGTGGAGGAACAGATTACTTCGGATGGAATAGATTCTTTGTCTTGGAATACAGACTATGGGAATTCTCAAATGGTTTATCCGGATGCTATGATGCTGACAAAAAGTGGAAAATCTTTTTCAGCTACATTCACCTCCGGTATAATGTATACAGTTTGGGGGACACCTTACGTACCTTCAGGATGGTTGATTCCATTCAATTACATAAAGGTCGGCAGAGAGATTTCCGGTCGTTCTAAGGTCAGACTGATTGTACCTCACAGTGAAGGACAATCTGACGCTTCTGCTTCTGTCTATCCTTGTTACTATGAAATAACTTATCAATTAGCACGATGA
- a CDS encoding DHH family phosphoesterase has protein sequence MLSKVIAQANIDHAEKWFERADKIVIVTHVSPDGDAIGSSLGLWHFLESQEKTVNVIVPNAFPDFLRWMPGAKDIIRYDKYTEFANKLLNEADVICCLDFNALSRIDAMADAVAQSPARKMMIDHHLNPEAFCKIIISHSEISSTSELVFRLICRLGYFEDITKEGAECIYTGMMTDTGGFTYNSNDREIYFIISELLSKGIDKDEIYRKVYNTYSEGRLRLMGYVLYDKMQVFPQFNSALIWLTKEEQSKFQYVKGDTEGFVNIPLSIKNIIFSVFLREDTEKNMIKVSLRSVGTFPCNKVAAEFFNGGGHLNASGGEFYGTMDEAIDLFKQALVKYEELLLAKK, from the coding sequence ATGTTATCAAAAGTAATTGCACAGGCTAATATAGACCATGCCGAAAAATGGTTTGAAAGAGCTGATAAAATAGTTATTGTTACCCATGTGTCACCGGATGGTGATGCCATTGGCTCCTCATTAGGATTATGGCATTTTTTAGAATCACAGGAAAAAACGGTGAATGTCATTGTTCCCAATGCTTTTCCGGATTTTTTGAGATGGATGCCGGGAGCCAAGGATATAATCCGGTACGATAAATATACTGAATTTGCCAATAAACTGCTGAATGAGGCAGATGTGATCTGTTGTCTGGATTTCAATGCTTTGTCTCGTATTGATGCGATGGCGGATGCTGTGGCTCAGTCGCCGGCACGTAAAATGATGATTGACCATCATCTTAATCCGGAAGCCTTTTGTAAAATCATTATTTCTCATTCTGAAATATCTTCTACATCGGAATTGGTTTTCCGGTTGATATGCCGTCTGGGGTATTTTGAGGATATCACCAAAGAAGGTGCTGAATGTATTTATACGGGGATGATGACCGATACAGGTGGCTTTACTTATAATTCTAATGACCGTGAAATTTATTTCATTATTAGTGAACTGCTTTCAAAAGGCATTGATAAGGATGAGATTTATCGTAAAGTTTATAATACATATTCTGAGGGACGTTTACGCCTGATGGGATATGTGCTGTACGACAAGATGCAAGTATTCCCTCAGTTCAATTCGGCATTGATTTGGCTGACAAAAGAGGAACAAAGTAAATTCCAGTATGTAAAAGGAGATACGGAAGGGTTTGTGAATATTCCGCTTTCCATAAAGAATATTATTTTCTCCGTATTCTTGCGTGAGGATACGGAAAAGAATATGATAAAGGTATCTCTGCGTTCTGTAGGTACTTTCCCTTGTAATAAAGTGGCTGCCGAATTTTTTAATGGAGGTGGTCATTTGAATGCATCCGGTGGTGAGTTTTATGGTACAATGGATGAAGCTATCGATCTGTTTAAACAGGCTTTGGTGAAATACGAGGAACTGCTTCTGGCAAAAAAATAG
- a CDS encoding ComEC/Rec2 family competence protein: protein MFRLTIPLVAGIFVSDHFFQGALPVLVSGTGILGCLIGLIVLVKWQGYLSRWLFGGMVFMFLFCVGALLLQQKWQRVDYEWSSGKNMYQGVIVDVPQEKAKTYLCKLRIDKEMSERGIVPVNRMILVYIMKDSLSVNLRCGDHLNFYTRISTPEREVIPGEFDYAAYLFRQQISGTAVIFPGYWQWTGKKSALTWKQRTGVWREKILNSYRKWGFSGDEFAVLSALTVGYKEELSEDLRETYQVAGVSHILALSGMHIAVLWGLLCWILRPLDRSCLLRWVKCGIIVLLLWTFAFLVGLPPSVIRAVVMCMLMTVARAAGERTLSLNTLAIAAFFMLLYNPFYLFDTGFQLSFLAVFSILFIYPVIFRCWRVHHPVPRYIWGIVAVSLAAQLGTAPVVIYKFAYFPVCFLPANLIVAPLVFVIIYGSVASFVLSPFTVLHIWVVKGLNGVLWLLNNSMQWVGDLPISHSGDIHLSLFQVGILYVLLFVLLSYLLSPSRKLLITVLCGINFFIGFSGCLYYMKEESFQLILAHSQVKVSPQKDVWQQDSIYHYKGLNICVLVDNRWRSRSVDCLLDIDYMYLCKGFKGKIAPLQKIFKIRKVILDASLGGYRLNLLKDECRGLGLDYIDISPKGSYRILL from the coding sequence ATGTTCCGGTTGACTATACCTCTAGTCGCCGGAATTTTTGTATCCGATCATTTTTTTCAAGGCGCCTTGCCTGTGCTTGTTTCTGGCACGGGAATATTGGGGTGCTTGATTGGCTTGATTGTATTGGTGAAATGGCAAGGCTACCTTTCCCGATGGTTATTTGGAGGCATGGTTTTTATGTTTCTATTTTGTGTAGGGGCATTGTTGCTACAGCAAAAATGGCAACGGGTGGACTATGAATGGTCATCAGGGAAGAATATGTATCAAGGGGTGATAGTGGATGTTCCACAAGAAAAGGCAAAAACATATCTCTGTAAATTGCGGATAGATAAAGAAATGTCTGAGAGGGGGATAGTTCCTGTTAATCGTATGATACTAGTCTATATTATGAAAGATAGTCTTTCTGTAAATTTACGATGTGGAGACCATTTGAACTTTTATACACGTATCTCGACTCCTGAAAGAGAGGTGATTCCGGGAGAATTTGATTATGCGGCTTATCTTTTCAGACAGCAAATTAGCGGAACGGCCGTAATCTTTCCGGGGTATTGGCAATGGACAGGCAAGAAATCGGCATTGACATGGAAACAGCGGACAGGTGTATGGAGAGAGAAAATACTGAACAGTTATCGGAAATGGGGGTTCTCGGGAGATGAATTTGCCGTATTGTCCGCTTTGACTGTTGGCTATAAGGAGGAACTGAGTGAGGATTTACGTGAAACTTATCAAGTGGCGGGAGTGAGCCATATCTTGGCTTTGTCAGGAATGCATATAGCTGTTTTGTGGGGATTATTGTGTTGGATATTGCGTCCGCTGGATAGAAGTTGTTTGCTGCGATGGGTAAAGTGTGGCATTATTGTGTTGTTGTTATGGACATTTGCTTTTTTAGTGGGGTTGCCCCCCTCGGTTATACGGGCGGTGGTAATGTGTATGTTAATGACAGTGGCACGTGCGGCAGGAGAACGGACTTTGTCATTGAATACTTTGGCTATAGCGGCATTCTTTATGCTGCTTTATAATCCTTTTTATCTTTTTGATACCGGGTTCCAGCTATCATTTCTGGCTGTATTTTCAATTTTGTTTATTTATCCTGTCATTTTTCGGTGCTGGCGGGTGCATCACCCTGTACCTCGTTATATTTGGGGGATAGTGGCGGTTTCGCTGGCGGCACAGTTAGGGACAGCTCCTGTGGTTATTTATAAATTCGCTTATTTTCCTGTTTGTTTTTTACCGGCCAATTTGATAGTGGCACCTTTAGTATTTGTTATAATTTATGGATCGGTAGCAAGTTTTGTGTTGTCTCCTTTTACGGTATTGCATATATGGGTGGTAAAAGGATTGAACGGGGTGTTGTGGTTGCTGAATAACAGTATGCAATGGGTGGGGGATTTGCCTATATCACATTCCGGCGATATACATTTGTCTTTGTTTCAGGTTGGTATTCTTTATGTATTATTATTTGTGTTATTATCTTATCTGTTATCTCCTTCACGGAAATTGTTGATTACTGTTTTGTGTGGAATCAATTTTTTTATAGGATTTTCAGGTTGTCTATATTATATGAAAGAGGAGTCTTTTCAGTTAATCCTGGCCCATTCGCAAGTAAAAGTTTCCCCTCAAAAAGATGTTTGGCAACAGGATAGCATTTATCATTATAAAGGTCTGAATATATGTGTTTTGGTTGATAACCGCTGGCGGAGCAGATCGGTTGATTGTTTGTTGGATATTGATTATATGTACTTGTGTAAAGGTTTTAAAGGAAAAATTGCCCCATTACAAAAAATATTTAAAATTAGGAAGGTCATACTGGATGCTTCGCTCGGTGGGTATAGATTGAATTTGTTAAAGGACGAGTGTAGAGGTTTGGGATTGGATTATATTGATATATCTCCGAAAGGTTCTTACCGTATTCTTCTGTGA
- the rpe gene encoding ribulose-phosphate 3-epimerase, with protein sequence MNRPLISPSLLSANFANLQADIEQINRSDADWLHIDIMDGVFVPNISFGFPVLKYVAELCEKPLDVHLMIVNPEKFIKEVKDLGTMMMNVHYEACVHLHRVVQQIKDAGMKAAVTLNPSTPVAMLVDIIRDVDMVLLMSVNPGFGGQKFIVHTLDKVRELRELITNTGSQALIEVDGGVNLETGRQLVEVGADVLVAGNAVFKAPDMSDMIHRLKSL encoded by the coding sequence ATGAATAGACCTCTGATATCCCCTTCTTTATTGTCTGCCAATTTTGCTAATCTACAGGCAGACATAGAACAAATAAATCGTAGTGATGCCGACTGGTTGCATATTGATATAATGGATGGTGTGTTTGTACCGAATATTTCTTTTGGTTTTCCTGTATTGAAATATGTAGCCGAGTTGTGTGAAAAACCTTTGGATGTACATTTGATGATTGTTAATCCCGAGAAATTCATTAAAGAAGTGAAAGATTTGGGAACAATGATGATGAATGTGCATTATGAAGCTTGTGTACATTTGCATAGAGTGGTGCAACAAATAAAGGATGCCGGAATGAAAGCGGCTGTCACATTGAATCCGTCTACTCCTGTGGCTATGTTGGTCGATATTATCCGTGACGTGGATATGGTATTGCTGATGAGTGTGAATCCCGGTTTTGGTGGTCAGAAATTTATTGTACATACCCTGGATAAGGTGAGGGAATTACGTGAGTTGATAACGAATACAGGTTCGCAGGCATTGATAGAGGTTGACGGGGGAGTGAACCTGGAAACCGGCAGACAGCTTGTAGAGGTTGGAGCGGACGTGCTGGTGGCAGGAAATGCTGTGTTCAAAGCTCCTGATATGTCAGACATGATACATCGGTTGAAATCTCTTTGA
- a CDS encoding outer membrane beta-barrel protein, translating into MKEKDKWIKNFRTRMEGYSEPAPADLWEQLEKELDTVPKVIPMWRRWQAAAAVALLVVVSSLTVWFWQSPSANYLEQQSAGLNVMHEPDELVPGSITPEQPMALVVPAARSEEKKHVKVVRSVTAKALAAEQEVLLNKEVEEIQIEENYIEEQKEESVIVEQKQQKQAGRSSYSAAKTNYAYVAPHRKKDRNWSIGLSTGNGTFSSSTSMDGYLPLPNGARNATMNSAYGVETRAEIDKLVQFNNLSEGQNAQSDIKYRMPVTFGASLRFDLSDDWAVETGVTYTQLSSETRSGTQKNNYGWEEKLHYVGIPLKVNRNIWSNKRFEVYASAGGAVEKCVSGKRSIIGSVSTSNAGKDEQFSGGEEDVKVKPLQWSLSAAAGAQFKITEKLGIYAEPGVVYYFDDGSNVNTIRKEHPFNFNIQLGVRFTLPK; encoded by the coding sequence ATGAAAGAAAAAGATAAATGGATAAAAAATTTCCGCACTCGGATGGAAGGCTATTCGGAACCGGCTCCTGCTGATCTTTGGGAACAGTTGGAAAAGGAGCTGGATACGGTTCCGAAAGTAATTCCGATGTGGCGCCGCTGGCAGGCTGCAGCAGCTGTTGCTTTGTTAGTGGTTGTGTCTTCATTGACTGTATGGTTTTGGCAGTCACCTTCAGCAAACTATTTGGAGCAACAATCGGCAGGGTTGAATGTAATGCACGAACCCGATGAGTTGGTGCCGGGATCAATCACTCCTGAGCAACCTATGGCCTTGGTAGTTCCTGCTGCCCGTTCTGAGGAAAAGAAACATGTAAAAGTTGTTCGGTCTGTTACGGCAAAGGCGTTAGCCGCCGAACAGGAGGTTTTGCTAAATAAAGAGGTAGAAGAGATACAGATAGAGGAAAATTATATTGAAGAGCAAAAAGAGGAATCTGTTATAGTGGAACAAAAACAACAGAAACAGGCCGGCAGATCTTCCTATTCGGCTGCCAAAACGAATTACGCTTATGTGGCTCCTCATAGAAAGAAGGACAGAAACTGGTCGATAGGACTTTCTACCGGTAATGGAACCTTTTCATCCTCGACTAGTATGGATGGATATTTGCCTTTGCCTAATGGTGCAAGGAACGCAACAATGAATAGTGCTTATGGAGTGGAAACAAGGGCTGAAATTGATAAGCTGGTTCAGTTCAATAACTTGTCGGAAGGACAGAATGCGCAGTCTGATATAAAATATCGTATGCCTGTTACTTTTGGAGCTTCCCTTCGTTTTGATTTAAGTGATGATTGGGCTGTAGAAACTGGGGTGACTTATACCCAGCTTTCATCCGAAACACGTTCGGGAACTCAAAAAAACAATTATGGCTGGGAAGAGAAACTGCATTATGTGGGTATTCCTTTGAAAGTGAACCGGAATATATGGAGTAACAAGCGGTTTGAAGTGTATGCTTCGGCAGGTGGAGCGGTAGAAAAATGTGTATCTGGAAAGCGAAGCATTATCGGCAGTGTTTCTACATCAAATGCAGGAAAAGATGAACAATTTTCGGGAGGGGAAGAAGATGTCAAAGTGAAACCTTTGCAATGGTCTTTGTCCGCAGCGGCAGGTGCGCAGTTTAAGATTACAGAGAAATTGGGTATTTATGCGGAGCCGGGAGTTGTTTATTACTTTGATGACGGCAGTAATGTAAATACGATTCGCAAAGAACATCCTTTTAATTTTAATATACAGTTGGGTGTGCGGTTTACTTTGCCGAAATAA
- a CDS encoding RNA polymerase sigma factor — translation MNETELVERCGKGDNLARKQLYERYAGQLMAICVRYTGDREVAQDVLHDGFLNIFRSFSQFTYKGEGSLKAWLARIMVNEALGYLRKKASTNQEVIVEELPDVIDGDEDDFEQIPQSVLMQFIKELPDGYRTVFNLYVLEEKGHKEIAEMLGITEHTSSSQLYRAKTLLMKKINDYRKRI, via the coding sequence ATGAATGAAACAGAATTGGTGGAACGTTGCGGCAAGGGCGATAACCTTGCACGCAAGCAATTGTATGAGCGTTATGCCGGGCAATTGATGGCCATTTGTGTTCGTTATACAGGTGATAGGGAAGTGGCACAGGATGTCTTACATGATGGATTTTTGAATATATTTCGTTCATTCAGTCAATTTACTTATAAAGGAGAGGGGTCATTGAAAGCATGGCTGGCACGTATTATGGTAAATGAAGCACTGGGCTATCTTCGCAAGAAAGCTTCTACCAATCAGGAAGTGATAGTCGAAGAGTTACCCGATGTGATAGATGGAGATGAGGATGATTTTGAGCAAATACCCCAATCTGTTTTAATGCAATTCATTAAAGAACTTCCGGATGGATATAGAACGGTCTTTAATTTATATGTATTAGAAGAAAAGGGACATAAGGAGATTGCTGAAATGCTAGGAATTACAGAACATACTTCATCGTCTCAATTATATAGAGCCAAAACCTTATTAATGAAAAAAATAAATGATTATAGAAAGAGGATATAG